Proteins encoded within one genomic window of Cucumis sativus cultivar 9930 chromosome 3, Cucumber_9930_V3, whole genome shotgun sequence:
- the LOC101213730 gene encoding probable xyloglucan endotransglucosylase/hydrolase protein 30 yields MDVWLCSNGGSFSNLFLLLTLMIFCFCNIVANASFNVSTIRFDEGYSPLFGDGNLVRSPDGKSVRLLLDRFTGSGFISSKMYNHGFFSARIKLPSDYTAGIVVAFYTSNGDVFEKSHDELDFEFLGNIEGKPWRFQTNLYGNGSTNRGREERYRLWFDPTKEFHRYSILWTANIIIFYIDEVPIREVVRNEAMGGDFPSKPMSLYATIWDASNWATSGGKYKVNYKYAPFVSEFKDLVLEGCPSDPIQEVLEPFDCSATITRLNAQDFTTITPERRAAMRNFRQHYMYYSYCYDTLRYSVPPPECVIIPSEKQRFKDSGRLKFGGSHRRRSRRRNRNPSVSLSNQSSM; encoded by the exons ATGGATGTTTGGCTCTGTAGCAATGGAGGAAGTTTTTCGAatctgtttcttcttctgaCGTTGATGATCTTCTGTTTTTGTAATATTGTTGCAAATGCTTCTTTCAATGTCTCTACAATCCGTTTCGATGAAGGATATTCCCCTCTGTTTGGCGACGGTAACCTTGTTCGTTCTCCCGATGGAAAATCCGTTCGTCTTCTTCTTGATCGCTTCACCG GCTCTGGATTCATTTCCTCGAAGATGTATAATCATGGATTCTTCAGCGCTAGAATCAAATTGCCGTCCGATTACACCGCCGGCATCGTTGTTGCTTTCTAT ACTTCAAACGGTGACGTATTTGAGAAGAGTCACGACGAATTGGACTTTGAGTTTTTAGGGAACATTGAAGGGAAGCCATGGAGGTTTCAGACCAATCTCTACGGGAATGGAAGCACGAACCGAGGGCGGGAGGAGCGATACCGACTTTGGTTCGACCCAACCAAGGAGTTCCACCGATACAGCATTCTTTGGACCGCCaatattattat ATTTTACATAGATGAAGTTCCCATTAGAGAAGTGGTGAGAAATGAAGCAATGGGTGGAGATTTCCCTTCAAAGCCAATGTCTTTATATGCCACAATTTGGGACGCTAGCAATTGGGCAACTTCCGGTGGCAAATACAAAGTCAACTACAAATATGCACCTTTTGTTTCTGAATTCAAGGACCTTGTTTTGGAAGGCTGCCCTTCCGATCCCATCCAGGAGGTTCTTGAACCCTTCGACTGCTCCGCCACCATCACCCGCCTCAATGCCCAAGACTTTACCACCATAACCCCCGAGCGTCGTGCTGCCATGCGCAACTTTCGCCAACATTATATGTACTATTCATACTGTTACGATACACTTCGATACTCTGTCCCACCTCCAGAATGTGTCATTATTCCATCCGAGAAACAGCGTTTCAAGGACTCTGGACGGTTGAAGTTCGGTGGCAGCCACCGCCGTCGCTCGAGGCGGCGCAACAGAAACCCTAGTGTTTCATTGAGTAACCAATCTAGTATGTAA
- the LOC101213494 gene encoding glycerol-3-phosphate acyltransferase, chloroplastic precursor (The RefSeq protein has 2 substitutions compared to this genomic sequence): protein MFILSAVSSSSSSSSSVPSSLPPFSLSPSISLSFSRVSLPPSSSSSSSSLKLFLPLSLHFTPPKLSSPHSFLRFSASRAMAELIQDKESAHTPSTTDVTRNDPPHSRAFLDLRSEEELLSCIRRETEAGKLPSNVAAGMEELYQNYKNAVFESGNPKADEIVLSNMTVALDRILLDVEDPFMFSPHHKAIREPFDYYTFGQNYVRPLIDFENSFVGNLSLFKDIEEKLHQGHNVVLISNHQTEADPAIISLLLEKTNPYIAENMIYVAGDRVIADPLCKPFSIGRNLICVYSKKHMLDIPELAETKRKANTRSLKEMALLLRGGSQLIWIAPSGGRDRPDPSTGEWYPAPFDASSVDNMRRLLQHSGAPGHLYPLALLCYDIMPPPSQVEIEIGEKRVISFNGTGLSVGPEISFDEIAASRDNPDEVREAYSKALYDSVAKQYNVLKAAIDGKQELEASVADVSLSQPWI, encoded by the exons ATGTTTATCCTTTCTgctgtttcttcttcttcctcctcttcttcctctgttCCTTCTTCACTTCCTCCATTTTCCCTCTCTCCTTCCAtttctctctccttctctAGGGTTTCTCTCCCTCCTtcatcctcctcctcctcctcttctctCAAGCTTTTTCTTCCCCTTTCTCTTCATTTCACTCCTCCCAAGCTTTCTTCCCCTCACTCCTCCCTTCGCTTCTCCGCTTCCAGAGCAATGGCGGAGCTTATTCAAGACAAGGAGTCCGCCCACACCCCCTCCACTACTGACGTAACCAGGAATGACCCACCTCACTCCCGCGCATTTCTTGATCTTCGCTCCGAAgaag AGTTACTCTCCTGCATCAGGAGGGAAACAGAAGCTGGAAAGCTGCCTTCAAATGTTGCTGCAGGAATGGAAGAATTGTATCAGAATTATAGGAATGCT GTTTTTGAGAGTGGTAATCCAAAGGCAGATGAAATTGTATTGTCTAACATGACCGTTGCATTAGATCGCATATTGCTGGATGTGGAG GATCCTTTTATGTTCTCACCACACCACAAAGCAATTCGAGAGCCTTTTGATTACTACACGTTTGGTCAGAACTATGTCCGTCCACTGATTGATTTTGA AAATTCATTCGTTGGTaacctttctcttttcaagGATATTGAAGAGAAGCTCCATCAG GGTCACAATGTTGTCTTGATATCAAATCATCAAACTGAAGCAGATCCAGCTATTATTTCATTGTTGCTTGAAAAGACAAATCCATATATTGCCGAAAACATG ATCTATGTGGCAGGGGATAGAGTTATTGCAGACCCTCTTTGCAAGCCCTTCAGCATTGGAAG GAATCTAATTTGTGTTTATTCAAAAAAGCACATGCTCGATATTCCTGAACTTGCAGAAACGAAAAGGAAAGCAAACACACGTAGTCTAAAAGAGATGGCTTTACTTTTAAG GGGTGGGTCACAACTAATATGGATTGCACCCAGCGGTGGCAGGGATCGACCGGATCCATCCACTGGAGAATGGTACCCA GCACCCTTTGATGCTTCTTCAGTGGACAACATGAGAAGGCTCCTTCAACACTCCGGTGCTCCTGGTCATTTGTATCCCCTTGCTTTATTATGTTATGACATCATGCCGCCTCCTTCACAG GTAGAAATcgaaattggagaaaaaagaGTCATTTCCTTTAATGGGACGGGTTTGTCGGTGGGCCCTGAAATCAGCTTCGATGAAATTGCTGCTTCCCGTGACAATCCTGATGAG GTTAGGGAGGCATACTCGAAGGCACTGTATGATTCTGTGGCCAAGCAATACAATGTTCTCAAAGCTGCTATTGACGGCAAACAAGAACTAGAAGCATCAGTTGCGGATGTCTCGTTATCACAACCTTGGATCTAG